A genomic window from Salmo salar chromosome ssa23, Ssal_v3.1, whole genome shotgun sequence includes:
- the LOC106584368 gene encoding MAP kinase-interacting serine/threonine-protein kinase 2: MVQNKITEVTGFHRSFKGQNPFAGDEFTNGSLLNSDFNFDSSNRHDITSSKPIDIPDAKKRNKKKKRCRATDSFSGRFEDVYSLQSEVLGEGAYARVQTCINLITNKEYAVKIIEKRPGHSRSRVFREVEMLYQCQGHRNILELVEFFEEEDKFYLVFEMLRGGTVLAHIHRRLHFSEQEACVVVQDIASALDFLHNKGMAHRDLKPENILCEHADKISPVKICDFDLGSGIKLNSDSSPISTPELLTPCGSAEYMAPEVVEAFSEEATNYDKRCDLWSLGVILYILLSGYPPFVGRCGSDCGWDMGEPCHTCQNMLFESIQEGKYEFPEKDWAHISSSAKDLISKLLVRDAKNRLSAGQVLQHPWVQGGFSDTLPTSILPQRNSAKDLTFFAGKAVAMNRQLAEQAVMAEQQQLDEAPTVITASSTSMHLSPPSNSKLAKRRQSLLKTGPVSASELCQLLAPLVITSSA, encoded by the exons ATGGTGCAAAATAAGATCACCGAAGTCACTGGATTCCATCGCTCTTTCAAG GGCCAAAATCCCTTTGCGGGTGATGAATTCACAAATGGTTCCCTCCTTAATTCAGACTTCAATTTTGATTCGTCAAATAGACATG ATATTACCTCCAGCAAGCCTATTGACATCCCTGATGCCAAGAAGAGAAATAAGAAGAAAAAGCGTTGTAGGGCAACTGACAGCTTCTCTGGCCGATTTGAGG ATGTCTACAGCCTGCAGTCAGAGGTTCTTGGAGAGGGGGCTTATGCAAGAGTACAGACCTGCATCAACCTCATCACTAATAAAGAATATGCTGTGAAG ATCATTGAGAAGAGACCCGGTCACAGCCGCAGTCGTGTCTTCAGGGAGGTGGAGATGCTGTATCAGTGCCAGGGTCACAG AAACATCCTAGAGCTGGTGGAGTTCTTTGAGGAGGAAGACAAGTTTTACTTGGTGTTTGAAATGCTGAGAGGAG GTACAGTCCTGGCTCACATCCACAGGAGActacacttcagcgagcaggaaGCCTGCGTTGTGGTGCAGGACATCGCCAGCGCTCTGGATTTCCTGCATAACAAAG GAATGGCACATAGAGATCTGAAGCCGGAGAACATCTTATGTGAGCATGCGGACAAA ATCTCGCCTGTGAAGATCTGTGACTTTGACCTGGGTAGTGGGATCAAGCTAAACAGCGACAGCTCTCCCATCTCCACCCCAGAGCTCCTCACTCCA TGTGGCTCGGCAGAGTACATGGCCCCTGAAGTGGTGGAGGCCTTCAGTGAGGAGGCCACCAACTATGACAAGCGCTGTGACCTGTGGAGCCTTGGGGTCATCCTCTACATCCTGCTGAGCGGCTACCCGCCTTTTGTGGGCCGCTGCGGCAGCGACTGTGGCTGGGATATGGGAGAACCCTGCCACACATGCCAG AACATGTTGTTTGAGAGTATCCAGGAAGGGAAGTATGAGTTTCCAGAGAAGGACTGGGCTCACATCTCCTCAAGTGCCAAAGACCTGATCTCCAAACTTCTTGTTAGAGATGCCAAGAACCGCCTGAGTGCTGGCCAGGTTTTGCAGCACCCCTGGGTGCAGGGG ggatTCTCTGACACACTGCCAACATCCATCCTACCTCAAAG GAACAGTGCCAAGGACCTGACGTTCTTTGCTGGCAAGGCAGTGGCCATGAACCGGCAGCTGGCTGAGCAGGCTGTGATGGCGGAGCAGCAGCAGCTTGACGAGGCTCCCACTGTCATCACAGCCAGCTCCACTTCCATGCACCTCTCCCCTCCATCAAACTCCAAGCTGGCCAAGCGCAGGCAGAGCCTGCTAAAGACGGGGCCTGTCTCTGCCTCTGAGCTCTGCCAGCTCCTCGCCCCCCTCGTCATCACGTCATCTGCCTGA
- the LOC106584370 gene encoding MOB kinase activator 3A → MSMALKQVFNKERTFRPKRKFEPGTQRFELHKKAQASLNAGLDLKQAVALPHGEDLNDWVAVHVVDFFNRINLIYGTISDSCTDQTCPVMSGGPKYEYRWQDEHKYKKPTAVPAPKYMSLLMDWIEVQINNEHIFPTNVGTPFPKTFMQVAKKILSRLFRVFVHVYIHHFDRVNQMGAEAHVNTCYKHFYYFVTEFNLTDHKELEPLKEMTSQMCH, encoded by the exons ATGTCCATGGCCCTGAAGCAAGTCTTCAACAAGGAGAGGACATTCCGTCCGAAGCGTAAGTTTGAGCCCGGGACACAGCGCTTTGAGCTGCACAAGAAGGCCCAGGCGTCTCTGAATGCAGGCCTGGACCTGAAGCAGGCGGTGGCGTTGCCCCATGGAGAGGACCTGAATGACTGGGTGGCTGTTCACGTGGTGGACTTCTTCAACCGCATCAACCTCATCTACGGCACCATCAGTGACTCCTGCACCGACCAGACCTGCCCCGTCATGTCCGGAGGGCCCAAGTACGAGTACCGCTGGCAGGACGAGCACAAGTACAAGAAGCCCACAGCCGTTCCAGCCCCAAAATACATGAGCCTGCTGATGGACTGGATTGAAGTACAGATCAACAACGAGCACATCTTCCCCACCAACGTCG GTACTCCCTTCCCAAAGACCTTCATGCAGGTAGCTAAGAAGATTTTGTCTCGCCTGTTCCGTGTGTTCGTCCACGTCTACATCCATCACTTTGATCGTGTGAACCAGATGGGTGCAGAGGCCCACGTCAACACCTGTTACAAGCACTTCTATTACTTTGTAACGGAGTTTAACCTCACAGACCACAAGGAGCTCGAGCCACTG AAAGAGATGACATCACAGATGTGCCACTAA